One genomic segment of Borrelia miyamotoi includes these proteins:
- the gyrB gene encoding DNA topoisomerase (ATP-hydrolyzing) subunit B — protein MSYFASNIQVLKGLEAVRKRPGMYIGSVSINGLHHLIYEVVDNSIDEALAGFCDKIDVVINEDNSITVNDNGRGIPTDIHEEEGISALELVLTKLHSGGKFNKNTYKVSGGLHGVGISVVNALSSFLEVIVSRDGKVFRQTFSRGIPTSEVEVIGASSYRGTKVTFSADAEIFETLEYDFETLSKRLRELAFLNDKIRILLEDRRLGKERFLEFYFEGGIKAFVDYITSNNKNIQSEPYFIEGSCDDVIVNVGLKWTEGYSENILSFANSINTREGGTHVSGFRQGLLKAMSEAFRESKISKKDVPSLTLDDFKEGLTAVISIKVPEPQFEGQTKGKLGNSYVKKIVENIVRDGLLKIIGDNLLEIDVILNKAIKAARAREAARKARESERKKSAFESLALPGKLADCASKNPVEREIYIVEGDSAGGSAKMGRNRFFQAILPLWGKMLNVEKTREDKVITNDKLIPIIASLGAGVGKTFYIEKLRYHKIIIMADADVDGSHIRTLLLTFFFRYMRELIENGHVYIAMPPLYKVKYDSKVHYFYNDLEKESFLGSIETLKRDKVSLQRYKGLGEMNPTQLWETTMNPATRKMKLIGIDDAVQAEKIFVTLMGDEVEPRREFIEQNALDVVNLDV, from the coding sequence ATGAGTTATTTTGCTAGTAATATTCAGGTGTTAAAGGGGCTTGAGGCTGTTAGAAAAAGGCCCGGTATGTATATTGGATCTGTTTCAATTAATGGGTTGCATCACTTGATTTATGAAGTTGTTGACAATAGCATTGACGAGGCTTTAGCGGGATTTTGTGATAAAATAGATGTTGTTATAAATGAGGATAATTCCATAACAGTAAATGATAACGGTAGAGGGATTCCTACAGATATTCATGAAGAAGAAGGGATTAGTGCACTTGAACTTGTTTTAACTAAGCTCCATTCTGGAGGAAAATTTAATAAAAATACTTATAAAGTTTCTGGTGGACTTCATGGGGTTGGAATTTCAGTTGTTAATGCATTATCATCTTTTTTAGAAGTGATTGTTAGTAGAGATGGCAAGGTCTTTAGGCAGACTTTTTCAAGAGGTATTCCAACATCTGAGGTTGAAGTTATTGGGGCAAGTTCTTATAGGGGGACTAAAGTTACTTTTTCAGCTGATGCTGAGATTTTTGAAACCTTGGAATATGATTTTGAAACTTTATCAAAGAGACTTAGAGAACTTGCATTTTTAAATGATAAGATACGAATCTTACTAGAAGATAGAAGATTAGGGAAAGAGAGATTTTTAGAATTTTATTTTGAAGGTGGAATAAAAGCTTTTGTAGATTATATAACAAGTAATAACAAAAATATTCAAAGTGAACCTTATTTTATTGAAGGTTCTTGTGATGATGTTATTGTTAATGTTGGTCTTAAGTGGACTGAGGGATATTCTGAAAATATTTTGTCTTTTGCAAATAGTATTAATACTAGAGAGGGCGGAACCCATGTTTCTGGTTTTAGGCAGGGTCTTTTAAAGGCGATGAGTGAAGCTTTTAGGGAGTCAAAGATAAGCAAGAAAGATGTTCCAAGTCTTACATTAGATGATTTTAAAGAGGGTTTAACAGCGGTAATTTCTATTAAGGTTCCAGAACCTCAATTTGAAGGTCAAACTAAAGGAAAATTGGGAAATTCTTATGTAAAAAAAATTGTTGAAAATATTGTACGTGATGGGCTTTTGAAAATTATTGGTGATAATCTTTTAGAAATAGATGTAATTCTTAATAAGGCAATAAAGGCTGCTCGTGCTCGTGAAGCGGCAAGGAAAGCTAGAGAGTCTGAGAGGAAAAAAAGTGCTTTTGAAAGCTTGGCATTGCCTGGAAAATTAGCAGATTGTGCATCTAAGAATCCAGTTGAGAGAGAAATTTATATTGTTGAAGGTGATTCTGCAGGGGGAAGCGCAAAGATGGGCAGAAATAGATTTTTTCAAGCTATTTTGCCATTATGGGGCAAGATGCTTAATGTTGAGAAGACAAGAGAAGATAAGGTTATCACAAATGATAAGCTTATTCCAATAATTGCGTCTCTTGGGGCTGGTGTTGGAAAGACTTTTTATATTGAAAAACTTCGTTATCATAAGATTATTATTATGGCTGATGCTGATGTTGATGGATCTCATATTCGGACATTACTTCTTACTTTTTTCTTTCGTTATATGAGAGAGTTAATTGAAAATGGGCATGTATACATAGCTATGCCACCTCTCTATAAAGTTAAATATGACAGTAAGGTTCATTACTTCTATAATGATTTGGAAAAGGAATCTTTTTTGGGGTCAATTGAGACTCTTAAGAGAGATAAAGTTAGCCTTCAAAGGTATAAGGGTCTTGGAGAAATGAATCCTACACAACTTTGGGAAACTACTATGAATCCTGCTACTAGAAAGATGAAATTAATAGGCATAGATGATGCTGTGCAGGCTGAGAAAATTTTTGTTACTCTTATGGGGGATGAAGTTGAGCCTAGAAGAGAATTTATTGAGCAAAACGCGCTTGATGTAGTAAATCTAGATGTGTGA
- a CDS encoding IMPACT family protein — MLITKENTSSKIEVKKSIFLSYIFHVEKKEDINKILKEYKLKFKNATHVVYGFRIGNSNSFINGMSDDKEPRSTAGKPTLDAILNKNLTDTLIITIRYFGGTLLGKSGLIKAYSKAAQQVISASNLIEKEEMQTLILNLNYNQYHLLTRIKNKIGIKIIDANFLDKINTTIKFNITDKKSIITFLQENSLI, encoded by the coding sequence ATGCTAATTACTAAAGAAAATACCAGTTCAAAAATTGAAGTAAAAAAATCAATTTTCTTATCATATATTTTCCACGTAGAGAAAAAAGAAGATATAAACAAAATATTAAAAGAATATAAATTAAAATTTAAAAATGCAACTCATGTCGTTTACGGATTTAGAATTGGAAATTCAAATTCATTTATAAATGGAATGAGCGATGATAAAGAGCCAAGATCAACAGCAGGCAAACCTACACTAGATGCCATATTAAATAAAAATTTAACAGATACTTTAATCATTACGATACGCTATTTTGGAGGAACTCTGCTTGGGAAAAGTGGTTTAATCAAGGCATATTCTAAAGCAGCACAACAAGTAATCAGCGCATCAAATTTAATAGAAAAGGAAGAAATGCAAACATTAATTCTTAATTTAAATTACAATCAATATCATTTACTTACACGAATAAAAAACAAAATAGGAATTAAAATTATAGATGCAAATTTCCTAGATAAAATAAATACTACAATAAAATTTAACATAACAGATAAAAAGAGCATTATAACATTTCTACAAGAAAATTCCCTAATTTAA
- the gyrA gene encoding DNA topoisomerase (ATP-hydrolyzing) subunit A, whose product MAIEENKEQILNIKIEDEVRTSYLNYAMSVIVSRALPDVRDGLKPVHRRILYSMHEMGLKSEKSFKKAGRIVGDVLGKYHPHGDQSIYEALVRLAQDFSLRYPVVSGQGNFGSIDGDPPAAMRYTEARMARIAEELVRDIDKQTVDFRPNYDDSLFEPEVLPAAFPFLLVNGSSGIAVGMATSMAPHNLKEICDAIIYMLDHDNVSIYDLIEIVKGPDFPTYAEIVYNDSLIKAYTTGKGSVVIRARYHIEEKPEDNLSIIITQIPYAVNKSSLLMKIALLMKEEKLEGISDIRDESDRDGIRIVLEIKKGFDPNVVMNLLYEYSELRKNFSINNLALVNGIPKQLNLKELLSEFIKHRKKIVRRRVEFDLKKAREKAHILEGLNIALKNIDRIIEILKFSRLVKDAKERIIKEFSLSEVQANSILDMKLQKLTSLEVKKLEEDFTTVLALIKDYEDILVSPVRIVDIVREEIINLSLKFGDERRTKIIYDEEVLKTSMSDLMQRENVIVILTKKGFIKRILQDEYKLQGIGGKGLGSFELQDGDQVNIALCVNTHDFLLMISNEGKLYVINAYSIKDASRTSKGQNVRELINLGEMERILAIKNSNELSVNNYLLITTAKGKIARIETESFKTVKSRGVIVIKLDNKDFVTSAEIVSKDEKVICISKKGNAFAFNSNDIRLTHRGTQGVSGMKVREGDVFIKALVVGQGSHLLIVSENGYGKRLEISKVTGLKRGATGYTSYKKSDEKAGEVVDAITVSHDDEVLLISETSKVLRTLVDKISEQGKDARGMQVISLDEDKLVSVSKFIK is encoded by the coding sequence ATGGCAATTGAAGAAAATAAAGAACAAATATTAAATATAAAAATAGAAGATGAGGTGAGAACTTCTTACTTAAATTATGCAATGTCTGTTATTGTTTCAAGAGCTCTTCCTGATGTTAGAGATGGTCTTAAACCTGTCCACAGAAGAATCCTTTATTCAATGCATGAAATGGGACTTAAATCTGAAAAATCGTTCAAGAAGGCTGGAAGAATTGTTGGAGATGTGCTTGGGAAATATCATCCTCATGGTGATCAATCTATTTATGAAGCACTTGTAAGGCTTGCTCAAGACTTTTCTTTAAGGTATCCTGTAGTAAGTGGACAGGGAAATTTTGGTTCTATTGATGGTGACCCTCCTGCTGCTATGAGATATACTGAAGCTCGCATGGCCAGAATAGCTGAAGAGCTTGTGAGAGATATAGATAAGCAAACTGTTGATTTTAGACCTAATTATGATGATTCTTTGTTTGAGCCTGAAGTTTTGCCAGCTGCTTTTCCGTTTCTATTGGTAAACGGTTCTAGTGGAATTGCTGTTGGAATGGCAACAAGTATGGCTCCACACAATTTGAAGGAAATTTGTGATGCCATAATTTATATGTTGGATCATGATAATGTTTCCATTTATGATTTAATTGAAATAGTTAAAGGACCAGATTTTCCTACTTATGCTGAAATTGTTTATAATGATAGCCTAATTAAGGCTTATACGACAGGAAAGGGCAGTGTTGTTATTCGAGCTCGGTACCATATTGAGGAAAAACCTGAGGATAATCTTTCTATTATAATTACACAGATACCGTATGCTGTTAACAAATCATCTTTGCTTATGAAAATAGCATTATTAATGAAAGAAGAAAAACTGGAAGGTATATCTGATATAAGGGATGAGTCGGATCGTGATGGTATTAGAATTGTTCTTGAAATTAAAAAAGGATTTGATCCTAATGTTGTTATGAACTTGCTTTACGAATATTCTGAATTGAGGAAAAATTTTAGTATAAATAACTTGGCTCTTGTTAATGGAATTCCAAAGCAATTAAATTTGAAAGAGCTTTTATCTGAATTTATTAAGCATAGAAAGAAAATTGTTAGGAGGCGGGTAGAGTTTGACTTAAAGAAGGCAAGAGAAAAGGCACATATTCTTGAAGGATTAAATATTGCCTTAAAAAATATTGATAGAATAATAGAAATACTAAAATTTTCTAGGCTTGTAAAAGATGCTAAGGAACGTATTATTAAGGAGTTTAGTTTGTCAGAAGTTCAAGCTAATTCTATTCTGGATATGAAGTTACAAAAGTTAACCTCTCTTGAGGTAAAGAAACTTGAAGAAGATTTTACAACTGTCTTAGCTTTAATAAAAGATTATGAGGATATTCTTGTTAGTCCAGTCAGAATTGTAGATATCGTAAGAGAAGAGATTATTAATTTAAGTTTAAAATTTGGCGATGAGCGCCGAACAAAAATAATTTATGATGAGGAGGTTTTAAAAACCAGTATGTCAGATTTAATGCAGAGAGAAAATGTTATTGTTATTCTTACAAAAAAAGGTTTTATTAAAAGAATTTTGCAGGATGAGTATAAACTTCAAGGTATAGGTGGTAAGGGTCTTGGTTCTTTTGAGTTGCAAGATGGTGACCAAGTTAATATTGCTTTATGTGTAAATACTCATGATTTTTTATTGATGATTTCAAATGAAGGGAAGCTTTATGTAATTAATGCTTATAGTATTAAGGATGCTTCTAGGACTTCCAAGGGACAAAATGTTCGTGAGCTTATTAATTTGGGAGAGATGGAAAGAATATTGGCTATTAAAAATAGCAATGAATTATCTGTGAATAATTATTTATTAATAACAACTGCAAAAGGGAAAATAGCTCGTATTGAAACGGAAAGCTTTAAGACGGTTAAATCAAGGGGTGTTATTGTCATTAAACTTGATAATAAGGATTTTGTTACAAGTGCTGAAATTGTTTCTAAAGACGAGAAAGTTATTTGTATTTCTAAAAAAGGTAATGCTTTTGCGTTTAATTCAAATGATATTAGGCTTACACATAGAGGCACTCAAGGTGTGTCTGGTATGAAAGTAAGAGAGGGTGATGTGTTTATTAAGGCATTAGTAGTAGGACAAGGATCTCATCTTTTGATTGTTTCTGAAAATGGATATGGTAAGAGATTAGAAATATCTAAAGTGACGGGACTTAAAAGAGGAGCTACTGGCTATACTAGCTATAAGAAATCTGATGAGAAAGCAGGTGAAGTTGTTGATGCTATTACAGTTTCACATGATGATGAGGTTTTACTTATAAGTGAAACCTCAAAAGTTTTAAGAACATTGGTTGATAAAATATCTGAACAAGGTAAAGATGCTAGAGGAATGCAGGTGATATCTCTTGATGAGGATAAGTTAGTTTCTGTTTCAAAATTTATCAAATAA
- a CDS encoding ParB/RepB/Spo0J family partition protein produces the protein MKETFKMVDINLLDIDKLQPRKSINLAELEELSISIKENGILQPIVVFHNDGRYNIIIGERRFRAAKLADMRQVPIIEIEPTRKNKDFMSLIENIQRENLTPVEEAYAYKNLMDKHSLTQKALSERIGKNRSHIANLVRILELEQEILNSLHKREISLGHAKVLLYLKDNQDRYALYLLIIKKKLSVRDAENYVKNFYKPVNDTSKILRDPFLNSVKEFLISRMQTKISIKGSKEKGKIEISYFTSSDLKRIISVFESIK, from the coding sequence ATGAAAGAGACTTTTAAGATGGTAGATATTAATCTTTTAGATATAGATAAGTTACAACCTAGAAAGTCTATTAATCTTGCTGAACTTGAAGAATTGAGTATCTCTATAAAAGAGAATGGAATATTACAACCTATTGTTGTTTTTCATAATGATGGTAGATATAACATAATAATAGGTGAGCGAAGATTTAGAGCTGCTAAGCTTGCTGATATGAGACAAGTTCCTATTATAGAAATAGAGCCAACTAGAAAAAATAAAGATTTTATGTCTTTAATTGAAAATATTCAAAGAGAAAATTTAACTCCTGTTGAAGAGGCATATGCTTATAAAAATCTTATGGATAAGCATTCTTTGACTCAAAAAGCTTTATCTGAAAGAATAGGGAAAAACAGGTCTCATATTGCTAATTTAGTTCGAATTTTGGAACTCGAGCAAGAGATATTAAATTCTTTACATAAAAGAGAAATATCATTAGGTCATGCTAAAGTTTTGTTATATTTGAAGGATAATCAAGATAGATATGCTCTGTATCTTTTAATCATTAAAAAGAAGTTGTCTGTTAGAGATGCAGAGAATTATGTTAAAAATTTTTATAAGCCCGTTAATGATACATCTAAAATATTAAGAGATCCTTTTTTAAATAGTGTTAAAGAATTTTTAATAAGTAGAATGCAAACTAAAATAAGTATTAAGGGTAGTAAAGAAAAAGGGAAGATAGAAATAAGTTATTTTACATCTTCTGATTTGAAAAGAATTATTTCTGTCTTTGAAAGTATTAAGTGA
- a CDS encoding DUF1893 domain-containing protein produces MISGLNPKLRLLKEHRILYSNMERGLKPLLEVDNFINKYIQNKEGLEIYDKVVGKAAAVIIYNIGLQNVHASVISQSAKDFLESKGIKVSFKRLVDKINDKTENLIESLENPEEVYKYLIKRGIIISNT; encoded by the coding sequence ATGATATCAGGATTAAATCCTAAGTTAAGATTGTTGAAAGAACATAGAATACTTTATTCTAATATGGAAAGAGGATTAAAACCTCTCTTAGAGGTTGATAATTTTATTAATAAATACATTCAAAATAAGGAAGGTTTAGAAATTTATGATAAAGTTGTAGGCAAGGCTGCTGCTGTTATCATTTACAATATTGGACTTCAAAATGTTCATGCAAGTGTTATTTCTCAATCAGCAAAGGATTTTTTGGAAAGTAAAGGAATAAAGGTGAGTTTTAAAAGACTTGTGGATAAGATAAATGATAAAACTGAAAATTTGATCGAAAGTTTAGAAAATCCAGAGGAAGTTTATAAGTACTTGATAAAAAGAGGAATTATTATAAGTAACACCTAA
- a CDS encoding DNA-3-methyladenine glycosylase, with translation MNREFFMQDAVIVAKSLLGHFLVRNINGKEVISRIVETEAYMGLTDKACHAYGGRRTVRTSAMYNIGGYAYVYMIYGMHYMLNVVASNEHNPHAVLIRGVEPISPSMKVAGIFTNGPGKLTKFLNIDLKFNKVDLINNCELFLRRGLSFDFEVLCSKRINVDYAGEEYASKLWRFYIKNNKFVSKY, from the coding sequence ATGAATAGAGAATTTTTTATGCAAGATGCTGTTATTGTCGCTAAGTCTTTACTTGGACATTTTCTGGTTAGAAATATAAATGGTAAAGAAGTTATTTCAAGGATTGTTGAAACAGAAGCGTATATGGGTTTAACAGATAAAGCTTGCCATGCGTATGGAGGTAGAAGAACAGTTCGTACAAGTGCAATGTATAATATTGGGGGATATGCTTATGTTTATATGATTTATGGCATGCATTATATGTTAAACGTTGTAGCATCTAATGAGCATAATCCCCATGCTGTTTTGATAAGAGGAGTTGAACCTATTTCACCTTCAATGAAGGTTGCTGGAATATTTACTAATGGACCTGGCAAGCTTACTAAGTTTTTAAATATAGATTTAAAGTTTAATAAAGTAGATCTTATTAATAATTGTGAACTTTTTTTAAGGAGAGGCTTATCTTTTGATTTTGAAGTTTTATGTTCAAAGAGAATAAATGTTGATTATGCAGGCGAAGAATATGCGAGCAAGCTTTGGAGATTTTATATAAAAAACAATAAATTTGTTTCTAAATATTAG
- the rsmI gene encoding 16S rRNA (cytidine(1402)-2'-O)-methyltransferase: MLYIVGTPIGNLGDITYRAIDILKLVDVVFAEDTRITKRLLFHYGIAKKLISCNAVIEHRRISLLLEYLSNGKSVAFVSDAGTPCISDPGGLLVDAAFKNGYKVCPIPGVSSFSTVISVNPFKDKVVIFEGFLPNKGIKRLKRIEELYHTGDAFVLLESNHRILKLLFEISLVNLDANVLVGREMTKLYEEYKIGKPLELKKYFEENNKNKGEFTVLVSRKSKS, translated from the coding sequence GTGTTATATATTGTGGGAACCCCCATAGGTAATTTAGGTGACATTACATATCGTGCAATTGATATTTTAAAGTTGGTTGATGTTGTTTTTGCTGAGGATACAAGGATTACTAAGAGACTTTTATTTCATTATGGTATTGCTAAAAAGTTAATTTCTTGTAATGCAGTAATAGAGCATAGAAGAATTAGCTTATTGTTAGAGTATTTGTCTAATGGAAAAAGCGTAGCTTTTGTTAGTGATGCGGGCACTCCTTGTATTAGTGACCCCGGTGGTTTGCTTGTTGATGCAGCATTCAAAAATGGGTATAAAGTTTGTCCTATCCCAGGAGTTAGTTCTTTTAGTACAGTTATTAGTGTTAATCCTTTTAAAGATAAGGTTGTAATCTTTGAAGGTTTTTTGCCAAACAAAGGCATTAAGAGATTAAAAAGGATTGAGGAACTTTATCATACAGGTGATGCATTTGTTCTTCTTGAGTCCAATCATAGAATTTTAAAGTTGTTATTTGAAATTTCTTTAGTGAATTTAGATGCTAATGTTCTTGTTGGTCGTGAGATGACAAAATTATATGAAGAATATAAAATTGGCAAGCCTTTAGAATTGAAAAAATATTTTGAAGAGAATAACAAAAATAAAGGAGAGTTTACAGTTCTGGTTAGCAGGAAGTCTAAAAGTTAA
- the radA gene encoding DNA repair protein RadA has protein sequence MAKNKEKEIYKCLKCGYKSLKWLGKCPECFSWESLEQYTEFKVGYETNLNNAKSEIFSLKDFTQIENIRHLTGIDEFDRVLGSGIVIGSTILISGEPGIGKSTFLLQISNIISRAGKNVLYLAGEESIPQIKLRANRLKISSDILITNEVNVDSLIEMLSNIELDFMVVDSIQTLHSKEVQGSLGGVSQLKHCIYKLVEWAKRKDVALCLVGHITKDGILAGPKVIEHIVDAVFYFEEAEKSLRMLRASKNRFGAINEIGIFEMTCLGVVEIKDPSSIFLEKKEKISSGIAIGIINEGSRVLFVEIQALITSTGMNIPRIFSEKIDSKKISRILAVLSKYLNLNFNNDDVYVNVSGGLRIDDVEIELAVLVALFSAKTDIIVNQELIFTGEISLSGEIRASSNIDSKVLAAKKAGFKNVMGANLRDSHYDGYEGIGNVLGVVRHLVKGRAMKDYENHFLKNNNVKNEC, from the coding sequence ATGGCAAAAAATAAAGAAAAAGAAATTTACAAATGTTTAAAGTGTGGATATAAATCTTTAAAGTGGTTAGGTAAGTGCCCTGAGTGCTTTAGTTGGGAAAGTTTAGAGCAGTATACTGAATTTAAAGTTGGATATGAGACAAATTTGAATAATGCAAAAAGTGAAATATTCTCTTTAAAAGATTTTACTCAAATTGAAAATATTAGGCATTTAACAGGTATTGATGAATTTGATAGAGTTCTTGGCTCTGGTATTGTCATTGGAAGTACAATTTTGATATCAGGAGAGCCTGGTATTGGAAAATCAACTTTTTTACTTCAAATTTCTAATATTATCTCACGTGCTGGTAAAAATGTGCTTTATCTTGCCGGGGAAGAGTCAATTCCACAAATTAAATTAAGGGCAAATAGACTGAAGATTTCTTCTGATATTTTGATAACTAATGAGGTAAATGTTGATTCTTTGATAGAAATGCTTTCAAATATTGAACTGGACTTTATGGTTGTTGATTCTATTCAAACTTTGCATTCAAAAGAAGTTCAAGGCAGTCTTGGAGGTGTGTCTCAACTAAAGCATTGTATTTACAAACTTGTAGAGTGGGCAAAAAGGAAGGATGTGGCTTTGTGCTTAGTGGGACATATTACAAAAGATGGTATATTAGCGGGACCAAAAGTAATAGAGCATATTGTAGATGCTGTTTTTTATTTTGAGGAGGCTGAAAAATCTTTACGTATGCTTAGAGCTAGTAAAAATAGATTTGGGGCTATTAATGAAATAGGTATTTTTGAAATGACATGTTTGGGAGTTGTTGAGATTAAAGATCCCTCTTCTATTTTTTTGGAGAAAAAGGAGAAAATATCTTCAGGAATTGCTATTGGAATTATTAATGAGGGAAGTAGAGTTTTGTTTGTAGAAATACAGGCTTTAATTACAAGTACAGGTATGAATATTCCTAGAATTTTTTCAGAAAAAATAGATTCTAAGAAAATATCAAGAATCTTGGCTGTTCTTAGTAAGTATTTAAATCTTAATTTTAATAATGATGATGTATATGTGAATGTTTCTGGGGGACTTAGGATTGATGATGTAGAAATTGAGCTTGCTGTTTTGGTTGCATTATTTTCTGCTAAGACGGATATTATTGTAAATCAAGAATTAATTTTTACGGGAGAGATTTCTCTTTCAGGAGAAATTAGGGCGTCTTCTAATATTGATAGTAAGGTTCTTGCTGCTAAGAAGGCTGGATTTAAAAATGTAATGGGTGCAAATTTAAGAGATAGTCATTATGATGGATATGAAGGTATAGGTAATGTTTTAGGTGTTGTTAGGCACTTAGTGAAGGGTAGAGCAATGAAAGATTATGAAAATCATTTTTTGAAAAATAATAATGTAAAAAATGAATGTTAA
- a CDS encoding ParA family protein: MKIISIINQKGGVGKTTSAINIAYSTTLLNKKTLLIDIDSQGNTSSGVNIPKKEDTNSSYELIYKKQKIKPIKNFNLDIIPSNLKLALLEKELIHEIARENFLKNALEQYKQDDYDFIILDCPPTLSILTINALVASKYLLIPIETEFFAFEGISQLLDTITTVKQINQNLEIAGVFINKYDIRNKSKEKYIDYLKKVFKEKFLNTKIRKNISISKSQEENIPVHIYNKESNAAKDFLELTKEIMEKIKK; this comes from the coding sequence ATGAAAATAATATCTATTATTAACCAAAAAGGCGGTGTTGGAAAAACAACTAGTGCTATAAATATTGCTTATTCAACCACATTGCTTAATAAAAAGACTCTTCTAATAGACATTGATTCACAAGGGAATACCAGTAGCGGAGTTAACATCCCAAAAAAAGAAGACACAAATTCAAGTTATGAACTTATTTATAAAAAACAAAAAATTAAACCTATTAAAAATTTCAATCTAGATATAATTCCTTCAAATCTTAAGTTAGCATTACTTGAGAAGGAATTAATACATGAAATTGCAAGAGAAAACTTTCTAAAAAATGCTTTAGAACAATATAAACAAGATGACTACGATTTCATTATACTTGACTGTCCCCCCACCCTTTCAATACTCACAATAAATGCACTTGTTGCAAGCAAATATCTTCTAATACCAATAGAAACAGAATTTTTCGCATTTGAGGGTATCAGTCAACTATTAGATACAATAACCACCGTTAAACAAATAAATCAAAATTTAGAGATCGCTGGTGTGTTCATAAACAAGTATGATATCAGAAATAAAAGCAAAGAAAAATATATTGATTATTTAAAAAAAGTATTCAAAGAAAAATTTTTAAATACTAAAATAAGAAAAAATATAAGCATTTCCAAATCTCAAGAAGAAAACATACCAGTACACATTTATAATAAAGAAAGTAATGCAGCAAAAGATTTTTTAGAGCTTACAAAAGAAATAATGGAGAAAATTAAAAAATAA